The segment AATCTGAATGCACTTGAATTATCAATTAGTACAGCATTTTGATCTTTAACTGTAGATAGCCACTGTTTTGAAATACTTCCACCTGCGGAAGCAAGAACTAAATCAACATTCAAAAATTCTTCTTTTGAAGCTTTTTTAGTAATAATTTCTTCTCCTTTCCATTTGACTATTTTCCCTTCTGACCGCTGAGATGAAAGCAAAACTAATTCTGAGATAGGAAAGTCTCTTTCTTCAAGAATTTTAAGAAGTTCAGATCCAACAGCACCTGAAGAACCTAAAACAGCTACTTTTAATGGTCTATTTGGTAAAAAAGGAGAATTTCTCACTATATAAATTAAAAAATTATAAGATTTAATATTTTTCTTACTGTATCAAAAAAGTTAACTTCAAGGAAATCACTTAATGTGGAATAATTAAGATTCTGCCTATTGTAATAATTTTAAAAACTCAAACATGATTAAAGAAGAATTAATAGTAAAAACTACCGCACTACCCCAAAGTAGAATTGCACTTGAATTAGAAATACCATCTAATACATGCAAATCATGCGTAAATGAGACAATAAATTCAATTAGTCGTTCGGCCAAAATTCCTGGGTTTAGGCTTGGCAAAATTCCAAAACAAGTATTAATACAACGAATCGGCATTACACAACTACATGCCTCTGCCCTAGAAAAAATAATTGATAAATCTTGGAACCAAGCTTTAAAGATGGAATCAATAGAGCCACTAAGTGAACCAGAATTAGTTGATGGATTTGAATCAATACTAAAATTTTTTAATCCGGAAAAACCTTTAAAAATTACTCTACAAACTGATATTGCACCCGAATTTAAATTAAAAAAATCAAAAGGTCTATCAGTTGAGATTAAAAAAAGTAAGTTTGACCCCAAATCCATAGATGAAGCTTTGGAAAAATCAAGAAATCAATTAGCAAATATTATTCCAGTTAATAACAGGCCTGCTAAGTTAGGAGACATCGCGGTAGTTAGTTTCAAAGGTGTTTACAAAGATTCCAAAAAAGAAATCGACGGGGGATCTAGTGATTCAATGGATCTTGAATTAGAAAAGAACAAAATGATTCCAGGCTTCGTTGAGGGAATTGTTGGTATGAAAATTGATGATAATAAAACTCTTACTCTAAGATTTCCTGAAGACTATTCTCATGAAGATTCCAGAGGTAAAGAAGCAATTTTTGACATAAGTCTTAAAGATCTTAAAGAAAAAGAATTACCCGAACTTAATGATGATTTTGCAAAACAATCTGGAAATAAAGATTCATTAAAAGAACTAAAAAAAGATATAGAAAAACAACTAAAGGAGAATTTTGATAATACTCAAAAAAATATAAAAGTTGAAGCTTTAATGGATGCACTATCCAAAGAGTTAGATGCCGAGATTCCAAAAGCAATGATTGATATTGAAGTTAGAAATAATATTGAACAAACAGCGCAAAGATTTGCTCAACAAGGCATGGATATTAAATCAACATTTACTCCAGAATTGGTGAAATCTTTAGCAGAATCAACTCGTCCTCAAGCTGAAAAAAATGTTCAAAGAAATTTAGCTTTAAAAGCATTATCAGAAAGAGAAAAAATCACAGTCGATAATGAAGAAATAGATCAGAAAATGAAGGAATATGAAGATGAAATTTCTAAATCACCAAAACAAATTGACATTCAGAAATTAAAAGATGTAGTTCGCAACGATCTCCTACAAGAAAAGTTAATCACTTGGCTTGAAGAAAATTCAGCAGTAAAAGAAATAAATGAAAAAGCAACAAAATTAACCACAAAAACAACCACAAAAGCAACTACCAAAAAAGGAGTTAAAACTAAAAGTAAACCCAAGGTAAACAAAAAAGAAAAAAATTAATTTATAAAAAATTTAAC is part of the Prochlorococcus marinus subsp. pastoris str. CCMP1986 genome and harbors:
- the tig gene encoding trigger factor codes for the protein MIKEELIVKTTALPQSRIALELEIPSNTCKSCVNETINSISRSAKIPGFRLGKIPKQVLIQRIGITQLHASALEKIIDKSWNQALKMESIEPLSEPELVDGFESILKFFNPEKPLKITLQTDIAPEFKLKKSKGLSVEIKKSKFDPKSIDEALEKSRNQLANIIPVNNRPAKLGDIAVVSFKGVYKDSKKEIDGGSSDSMDLELEKNKMIPGFVEGIVGMKIDDNKTLTLRFPEDYSHEDSRGKEAIFDISLKDLKEKELPELNDDFAKQSGNKDSLKELKKDIEKQLKENFDNTQKNIKVEALMDALSKELDAEIPKAMIDIEVRNNIEQTAQRFAQQGMDIKSTFTPELVKSLAESTRPQAEKNVQRNLALKALSEREKITVDNEEIDQKMKEYEDEISKSPKQIDIQKLKDVVRNDLLQEKLITWLEENSAVKEINEKATKLTTKTTTKATTKKGVKTKSKPKVNKKEKN